In Muribaculum gordoncarteri, the genomic window TGCTTTTGGCAAGCACATCGCCAATGACAGGTTTCATCACTCCTCCTGATATGGACAAAGCCATCATAAAGGAGAATGGAGCAAATGTTGTCCATATTGCAGGAGAACAATATGCAGATCTGCACATACATCGTAAATCAGGAGGTGAATACTTTCGTGACATCAAGATGTTTGAAGAACGTGATGAAGACTTCAAGAATTACATGTATAATGAGGTCTTCGGATCAGAGACCGTAGATGACAAGTTCAAAGCGATTAAAGAATACATCAGAAGTTTCAAGAATGATACAGAAATTCGTAATGACTATCAATTACGACTAACAGGTGTAACGACAGATCAGAACGATGAACTTGTCATAAATGGGCTAAGAATCATGACGTCTGACGAAATTGATGTCAATAGTTTCTTTACTCCAACGCTAATCAAGGTTCCTTACAGAATTTCCAGAGACCACTTCGTTGCCGTAACTTATCAAAATGACAGTAGTGATCGTGATTATGATTATTTGCTTCCGTTTAAGCCCGAAGTCCTATCTCTTTTCCCTGAGAATAAGATAGATTCTGATGTTCATATAAACAGGAACTCTGTAACTGTATATCTTAGATACAATGGAAAAGAATACAAAAAGGAATATGGGAAAGAGGCATTAAATCAGGCATGGGGAACCATAATAGACTATAAAGCAGACTCAATCTCGTTTGATTTAGGAATATTCCCCAATATTCTCTCATCTAAGGCCAGCGAGAATAACTACTTTAAGGTAATGGTAATTGGTGCGGACACAGATCCCGAACCTCCATATTTCAACATAGATGAGATTTCTCTTCAGTTCTATAAGGATGGAGAACTTGTGAGAGAACAAGACAATCTTTCATCTGGTGTTAGATTTGGAGTTCGTCCCGCAGTAGTGCGTTCCCGGCAAAAAACAGACAATACTGAGGGAGGCACAAAATTCTATGAAGTATTCAACACCGATTTCAATGCCATAGAGATAGAGGTGCTGGGTAACACGGGGCTTGTTATACCTATATTCAAGCGTAGTACAGAGACAAACGACACGTTTACATATGCTATCGACCTTGGCACTTCTAATACGTTCATCTCGAGATGCAAGAATGGCGAAAACAATATGCCTGAATTGTTTAAGATGGAACGACCTATGGTTAACTATCTCCATGAAGTCCCATCAGATAAGCAGGTCTCATTGACCAATAGAATAGAGGGAACAATCTTTGATTTGGCTAAAAACCGCATCAAAACGGAGTTTATGCCTGCATATATTGATGGCGTTGATTACAAGTTCCCGATTAGAACTGCATTATGTGGTCTCTTGAAGAAGACTGATGACCCTGAGTTGTTTGACAATCATAACATAGCTTTCTTCTATGAGAGGGTTATGCCTGATGAGGATCAGAGAATTCTCACTGACATCAAGTGGGTTGAAAATGATGCAATGCTTCGTGTTTTCATTCGAGAGTTGTTACTCATAATAAAGGCTGACGTTCTTCAGCACAACGGTGATTTAGACCGCACAAAGTTGGTGTGGTTTAGACCATTGAGCTTTATGGGGAATATGAGAGAAACATATAAAGACGTATGGAATAGCGAGGCTGAGAAGATTTTAGGGATTCAGGCTAATCAAATTTCTTGTTTCTCAGAATCAGAGGCTCCCTACTATTTCTTTAAGAAGAAAGACTATATAAAGGACTCCGAAGCTGTAACAGTAATAGATATCGGCGGCGGCTCAACCGACTTTGTGTATTTCCGCAACAATCAACCCTTGATGGCTAATTCAGTACATTTTGGGTGTGATGTACTTTGGGAAAATGGTTTCATGGAATTTGATAATGAGAGGAAGAACGGAATCTATCGAAAATACGCTGATACTCTCAGGTTCAAGCGACAAGATCTTGAAGAGCTGAACATCAATTTCAAAGATATCGAAGCAACTAAAACAAAGGATATTATAAATTTCTGGTTAAGTAATTCAGAATTTTGTGATATTAAGAAGTTGTTAAGTCGTGATTTCAAGGCGGTATTCATATATCATCTTACATCCATATTGTTCTATATGGCATCAATGTATAAGGACTATGGATATGCCGCTCCACGTTCCGTGATTTTCAGCGGCAATGGTAGTAAATATATCGACAGCTTCATTAGTTCAGACAAGAAAATACTCAAGAAGATTATTGACCTTACTTTTGCAACTGTGTTTGGTGGAGATCATGATGTCAAACTGGAATTACCGGCAGAACGTAAGGAGGCAACTTGCTATGGAGGCTTGTATCGCGATTCAAATGCTCTTGATGTACCGAGTAAGACATATCAAGGGGATTTGTCGCAAAACTACAATACAGTAGGAGACATCAATAAGAACATGCAAGAATTGCGCAAGGAGTTATTGCATAAGTATGATGTCATGAACTCACTCTACAAAAGAGTCTTGGATTTATTAAAACAAGAACATATAATCGACAATACAGCCAATACAAAGGTATATGTGGATGCTGCCATGAAAGATTTAGGTACTCCATTTAAGACCTATTATCAATCACAAGTAAAGGAAGTCTATCAAGAAGAAGTGCCTTTATTCGATACAGTATTCTTCTTGCCTATTATTGACAGGATATTTGATTTAACTAATTTGAAAGCATAAATGAGCTTCATTTTCACCATACTCATTTCGATACTGGTATCGCTGATATTTGTCGGTCTTCAGATTCGATTCTTCAATGAGACCCGAAAGTATCGTATTCTTTTTGAAAACTTTTTCAAGAAGAAAGAACCTTACGGCACGTTCTCTAAGAAGGTTGGGGATGAATACATTCCACAACTGACGGAGGTCGGGGAGCCAAATTCTGACCTTAATAATCTCATTATGGAAATAAACCATTATATTGAGAAGACTAAAGGCACGACTGACTTTTCCGTAATACAAAATAAGGTTGAAAGAAAGCTGACCATGAGGTATGACCAATCTACCGCAAGGCTGTCATTTCCAACTTATCTTGGCCTCATGGGAACATTCCTCGGAGTATTCATGGGAATATTGATGTTTATCGGTGGCTTTGATGGAGCCGGGAATATATCAGATGATTCCATAAAGAATCTTTTGATTGGAGTCTTGGTTTCTATGTTTACAAGTCTAATTGGCTTGGCTCTAACTACGTACAATACCGCGGAATCCGGTGGAGCAAGAAAGAAAATAGAAGAAGATAAGAACGAATTCTTTGATTTTGTACAAACCGAACTCATGCCTTCGATTGACGTAAGTATGGTAGTCGCAATAACAAAACTTCATGAGACCGTAGATAAATTTGAACCGGCATTTGATAAAGTAATCAATCGTTTTCAAAATACGTTCGATAGATGCACAAAAGCATTTGGTGAAGATTTTGAAAAACACGTTAATGCTGTATCCAATGCTGTTGAAGTTATGGGTGAGAACATGGATAAAATCAATCAGAACATACGATTGCAGGAGATGCTTTTATCCACTCTGAAAAGCAACGAGATTGTACGTGGCTTAGATAGATATGTCGAAGCAGCCAACCATTTCATTGGAATTACTAAATCACTTGATAAGTTTGAGGAAGCAAGACGCATGATGCTCGCAGCAGCACAAGAGGCGATTGTTATTCAAAATAAATACAATGACTCACTGCGAGTGCCAAGAGAGATAGCACTGAAAGTCAACTCAATACTTGACCGAATCACAAAATTTGAACAGTCTATAAATGATGTTGGTGAATCATTGGCTAATCGACATGTGTTAGGGAATCAGGTTATTGAGGCGATACAGCGTCAAGTTCAAGGTATTTCGAAGAAAGGAAAAATTGCCGACAAGTTCCTTGAAATGGCAGATGGTAAACTTGAGGACTTATTCAGAAGACAAACGGAAGTTCTGGAAAGTATGAACGATCGATATAAAGATGCAATCGAAGGTCATATAGAAGGATTCGAGAATATGATTAAGGCTCAAACTTCACAACTTGAATCGCAACATGAAGAATTCATAACCGCGATTAAAGAAAAATTCAATATTGAAGATATTCGTGAGGAATTTACCAACCTAAGGAAATTAGAGATCATAGAGAAGCGATTGTCTGAAATTATAGGAGGAATCGTGAGTCCCAATAATGTCGAGGACATTCAAAAAGAGATTAAATCAGTGGAAACACAACTCCAAGATTTGAAAGTAGAGCTTGAAGCCATCAACAAGAATACCAGAGATAAAGAGAGTAATGGAGGTGGTGGTTTCTTCGGATTTGGACGACGTTAAAAATTGACTAAATATGGACGGTAAGAATAACGGTTCATTCTGGCCAAGTTACGTTGATGTTATGACGACATTGTTCGCCATAACATTGGTATTGTTCGTTGTGTCATTCGCCCGATTTAAGATAAAGGAAACGGAACTCAAAGAAAGCAACGAGATATTACAGACTCTCGTTGATGAATACGAAAATATCATTACTGTCTATTCTACAGTAAGTAAAATTGACTCAACGGAATATTTTGGGTACAATGAACAATATCTAAAACACTTGTTTACTGTTGATGTTGAGTATCAGACAAAAGAGTTCCATATTGACAGATTGAAGTTAGATAAGACGGATACTGTTGCTGCTAATAAGGTCAGAAGAGATATTCTTATAGCCGGTAATCTCGTAAAGTCAACAATTCAAAGTATTGAAAAATCAGATTCTGTAGATAGTAACATCAAATTTCTTGTTGTTATTGAAGGTCAATCGTCAAGAATTAGATTTGATGAAGGCCCATGGATGAATAATTACACATTGTCGTATCTAAGAGCACAGTATCTTAATAAATTTTGGAAAGAAAACGGAATAGATATAGATGCGATACCACGATGTGAGTTGATTATATCTGGCAGTGGAGAACAAGGCGTTCCTCGAAATATCCCAAATGAATCTAAACTACGTAATTCTTTCCCAAATCAAGCAGACTATCAGAAAGCCTGGAATGAAATTGAAATGGGGAATCAAAGATTTTTGATTCACATTGTTCCGGTTATCGGCAATATTGATGTTTCAAAAGAAAAAATAGACCATCTAAAAGGGAAAAGACTGTAATGGAACAACAAGATTTAAATGCTGAATATGGACGGATATTTGGCGTTGTCCATTATCCAACCCTTTTTGATAAGGATGATTCGGCATACAGCGAACTTCGTAAAGAAATCATTGATACACCTCGGTTGTTTACCTCGACAAATAAGTTGCCATTTGAAAGCATCTACGATTTTTCTATTGAACAAGAAATTGATTGTAATAGAGATTATCTTGAACAAAAACCGGGTAATACTGACCTATATGATGTCATTGTTGGGATTAGGAATCATGTCACAACAATTATTACCGGCATCTTATCTGTTTTAGGAGGGTACAAGCAAGCTACTGAAACATCTCAGTTCACGAATCCTTCAAAAAACAATCATGTATTTTGGATAACGAAAGCTGGTAGATGTAGAGCCTATGGATACTTTGACAAAGAGACTAAAAACTTTTATATTGGAGTAGGTAGCTTAATTTCAATAATTGATGATTCTGATTATATTGCATCTTCATCTTATAGGAATAGACACAGACTCATTGATAAATATGGCGTGAATATCGGAAACTATGTCAAAATTAAGAAGGATGTTAAATGCCGAACAGCGGTTGCCGCAGCAAGATATACTTTAGGAGCAATGGTTAATCTTGACTTATGGAAAGATTCGCAAGGCAAAACGTTATATGAAGTATATCCAGACTATTTCTTTCGTTAAAATGAATACCGAACCACAGAATTTAATTCCATTCTGCGGTTCGGTCTTGTTCTATTCAGATATTTGTGCTTGCTCTTGTTTGATGATTACGTTTCTGAGGCTATCCTGCTTATGTGTATTGTTGCCGAACATTATCTTTTCACGTGGAAGGATATAGTCATTCATATATTCCTCTGACATGATAGAGCGGTAGTTTCGGTAGAGCCATTCGACTTTTTCAAGCCGGGTGTTGTTGAGATACTGGCGGCGGTTGAAGTGTAAGGACGCTACGGAGATACCTATGAATGCCACCATTGCCAGTATCCATATTTTCGGACGAAGACCCCATACGGGCATATTGATATGATACTTCCCGTAATTGCGGAGGTCATGGGCCGCATCCTTCATGAACTGTACTTCCTTTGTTAGTGCGGCGTTTGCAAGATTCGCCGATCCTTTTGCCAGAGCCTCGTCAATCTCCTTGCCCACGTTGATATTTATTGCACGGCTGATTTGTTTTGCAATTTCTTCAGCAGGCACAGACACACTTATATTCGTTTTGCGGAAACTAAGGTCAATCGCTTTCATCTGATTTATCAGAACCTCCTTTATATCCTCATAAGAAGGAATTTGGCTGACAGTCTCGCCGATTTCGGCGACTTTCTCGCATAGCGGGACTATGTCGGATATGCGTGGCAGGTCTGTGGGCAATCCAACGTGTGCGGAGGTGTTTTGCGACTGCACATATTGGACTGAGCGTATCTGCCTGACAGCATCATCCATTATCTCACGGAGCGTTTCGGGAAGATTCTCAAACTGCGCCATTGAAGCTGCAAGTTTCTCATACTTGCGCCTGAGGATGGCGTAATCCTCTTCAAGATTCTGTTTAGCCATAATTTTATCTTCTCATTGATTTGCCATTTTTTCTTTTGCGCTTCGCTTCCTGCCGATCCATTTCGTTCTTGAATGCCATTTCCTCGGCATTTACTGACGGGCCAAGTGTAAACAGGTCTGACAACAAGCATCCTCCGACATTGACAGTTGCTTCCGCAACACTTCCAAGGGCGTCAACAATAGATGATGAAGGAGCATCACGTCTTGTCGATGCCTGATGAAGACCAATACCTGAATGATTATTCCGTAGCCGTTCAAACCGAGCATTGAGCCTGCCGTAACTGTAATCACGAGAAATATCGGAGGCCTTGAAGCGATGGTCACCCATTCGGAAAGACACTCCCTCAATGACATCTGAATTTCTGCGCTGCTTGAACTCCACCGAGATATTTCTCACAGCAAGGTTTCTTATCAGGTCATTCCAACTTCGGGATGAGGAAAGTGCATCTGATACCGTCATGCGAATTTCAGCCTTGGCGAGTTCCTTACCATGAAGATTTTCGGTCGACTGATGTTGGTTCTCACCGCCAAATGTCAGACCATATTTCAATTTCAGTGACTTGCACACGGCTATATTTCTACGGTAGTTATGCCCCGATGTTATACGCTTGCCGTCCTTGCCAATCATGTTATAGATGATATGGAAATGTGGCGAGCCTGTTTCAAGATGCCGCACGATGATGTGCTGTGTCTTATCAAGCCCCATGCCTTTGAGATAATCTCGAGCAATTTTCATCATCAGTTCATCGGTCAGCCTGTCTTTGTCGGCGGAATGAAAACTCACCGAGATGTGTCCGGCAGGAGACTTCACTCTCGGATTCAGCGAAGCCCCGGCTTCCATGCTCGCTATAATCTGTTCACGTGTCTCACCGATTATACCCTGCGAACCGATGATGCGCCATGTGTCGGAAGTGTAGATATTATGGTCATGGTTAACACGCATGACGTAGTCGACACATCCGGCAAAAGAGCGGCTTTTGAGATTTTTCGCTATCATTGGATATGTTGTTTCAGAATTTGATTTTGTTGAGAAGCCGTGAAAGCTGCCCGATTATACTCTCAATTTTCGGAGCCATTGACACCAATCCGACCGTATGGGCGAGCTTCAAAAGTTGGTTGAAGTTCACTCCGATTTTTAGAATCTGACGGATGTATTCCTTCTCATCGGGCGACAGCCTCGGAGAAATTTTAGCGTTTAATGTCGCTTCGCGGATGTACTCCGTCACCGTCATTCCTGCGAGTTCGGCACGGAATATCAGACGCTCGTCCTGTTCCTCGTCAAACCTCACCATGTGTGGCTTGCTCTTCTTCTTTTCGCCAAGAGAGGGACGGCCTGTTGTCTTCGGCTTCCTAATCTTTATGCTTGTATTATTTCTCATCTTCAATAAAAAATTGTTGATAAAATATCGACCATCGGGAGCGGAGTGGCAAGCCGTTCGGATAGTTGCTCCGAACCCTTTTTGATTTCAAAAAGGTTACCTTGCCACTCCCTTAAAACTTATTGTTTCAGTGAGTGTCGGCTACGCCGTGCACTGACGGTTTTGCTCCCTGCGGTCGCTATAGTGGTACACCAGTTTGATTGGCTGATCAGTCAGGACTTCAACTGATTGAGACTTCAGTTATCTGCCTAATCAGGCAATCAGCATTGTGCATGATTGGGGTCGTGATTGGTTGACTAATCAGTCATGCAATTCTCCACTCACAGACGCAATCCGTTCTTATAGTTGTGCCGGATGAGATAGTCATTGAAGTCACTAAACTGGCTATACTCAGTAGAGCGGTCAATCACTCGCTCGCCGAATGCTTCTGACAATACTGATAGCACTCGATGCCCTGCATCATCGTTATCAAGATAGCAGTTGATAACTTCGTACCGACTGAGATGCGACATCGCCTTGTTGACATTGGCAACCGAGTTCAGCACGATAGAATCTGTATCTGGAATTGCCGATATTGTCAAAGCAGAGAGGTAATCCAAGAATCCCTCGAACACGGCACATTCGATTGACACGGTGTTGCAATAATCAGGATTGTTCGGAATGCTGATATTTTTGGGTGAGATACAACCTTTGAAGTATCGGTTGCGCAACTCAACTCCGCTGGATATATTCGGGAATGCCACAGCAAAATACGGTCTGCCATTGAGGGTGTAATGAGCCTCCTTGCAATTCGCCTTGGCGATGTGTGCCGGGATACCCCGCTCTTTGAGGTAAGCGAGAAGTGCGGGATTTCCCAATGGCACGATTTTTATGTTCTCAAAACTCGGAGCATAGTGTCGCGGGGCATAAGAGGAAGCGACTGTCTGCGCCGATGGTACAGGGCAACACTTGACAATGCAGTCCATGAGATAGCGGATATCTTCGGAATGGTAGAGTTCCGCTGCAAGGTCAATTATGGTGCCTCCTTTTGCGATTCCGAAATCATACCAAGTGTTCTTATCAAGCTGCACTTTGAACGATGGTGTGTTTTCCTGTCGCAAAGGTGAGCGATACCACAATCCGTTGCCTCGTCTGTAAGCCGGTTCATAGCCGAGTTGGGACAAGAAGGTGGCTAAAGGGATTTTCTTAATCTCTTCTATCATGAGGGGTAAAATATTTTAGGTTGGATGGATATTGTGTGCTTCCGCAGTATAGGCCTTATATATACACTTCTGAACTATACTGTACTAATTCAATAGTAATATTGTGGGTTGAAGCGATAGGCCTTCGTTGCCTCGTCAATCTCAATCATCCGCTTGTTTGTAAGGAACCTTTTCAACCGTGAGATGATTGAATAACTGCGCTTGTAGCCGATTGAGGCATATCCATCGGTAAGTGCTGCTATCACAGCCTTGTATCCTTTAATGTCGCCATTGGCAAAGGTCGCCTCCAATGCCTGACGATGTTGCGCATCCGACAGTTCTCCATAGTTGAAGCCACGTTTGACCGTCTTTTTCCCGAATTCATGATCGTGTTCCTGTTTGGGCAGTCCTTCGTCATCAACCGAGAACGCCATAGGCTCCATGTCTATTGAGCGTATAAGAGGTGCGGTTACTTCGCTGATGGAGTTGTCATCAATGCTCTTGGCTATCTGGAGCACAGTCTCAGCCTTGTTGTTGAGTTCCGTGCCGATATGACCTCGCACATTATCGTCCGCCTTGTTCTGGTGAAGCACCGTGTGGATGTGTATCTGATAGCGGTCAGTCCATGACATGAGGCGAGTTATCACGTTGGTGGCTTCGGTGGCATTGTTGATGTCATACATCAGATCCCGGATACCGTCAATTATTACCAATCCTATGCCGGGAGTTGTGGATATTGCATATTCAATCATCGCCAATCTTTGCTCCGGAGAGTAAGGACGCAGGGAAGCAAACTTGAAATTTTTAGGGTGGCTGTCAACCGGAAGTCCGGCAAGCCGCAAAATGCGCCATATCACACGCTGGCAATGGTACGGACTCTGCTCAGTGTCAATGTAGAGGATTGTTCGCTTGTTCTCCGGCAATTCCCCGATGTATGCCATCACTTCGCCGTTCTTCAATGCCGCCGCGGTCAGTGCGGTCACGTTGAAAGTCTTTCGGCTCTTGGCTTTCCCGGTGGACGCGCTGAAATTGCCGAGAGTGCCGATTACCGCTCCATTGCAGTACAATACCTCCGTATCAGCCTTGCAGTTGTCGGTTATTTGCAACAGCGAGTTCTCCCACATCTCCGCCGGGGTCGGCGGCTGTGGCTGTTGTGTAGTGACAGGTTTCATCGGCGGGCGGCTTTGGACGTTGATACTGGCTCAAGTATGCCAATGGTGTTGCCATTAAGCAGTTTGCTCTGCGCCCAGTCAGCGAGTTCGGCAATACGGAAGTGGAGCTTAGTCCCGAACTTATAGAACGGCATGGAGCCGGATGAAGTCAGCTTATAGACCTGACTTTTCTTGATTTTGTAGCCGTTGGCATTGAGGTACTCCACCGCTCCGTCTATGTCAACGGAGTCGGCATCGTTGTAGGGCTTGGCGAGTGACATTATTTCGGTCATGCACTCCTTGACCGCCGATTGAATCATGTCCTTGACCTGATGAATCGGGATGACGATAATCTCGTTCATTTCGCAGATATTTTAATTTGAATTTTCTTAATTTTGTTAATACCTGCCGCGATTCACGGCCTCGGAACTATTCCGACGACCATATAACAACATAACTCATGTCGTTGGTTTTCTCCTTTTTGCGAATGGCAGAAGATTGGCAAATGAATGTCAGTATTCTGTCTGCAATCGGGAAAATCGGGGCAAATATTGGAATTTATACGTCAACCTCTGTTGACTTTGCAAAGTTGGCGATTCCAATCTTTGCGGATTGTAGAGTATATGTAGAGTCTATAATTGATTTTGTAGATTATCTGTTATGGCTCAGTATTTTCTCTACCGCCTTGACCTCTGTCGATGTTGCAAAGTTCGTGATGAAAATATCCACGGATGGGGTACTACCCCAAAATATCCCAAAATTGTATGGTTCATGGGATAAAAAATATCGGTACGACCTCGTAATT contains:
- a CDS encoding toprim domain-containing protein; translation: MIEEIKKIPLATFLSQLGYEPAYRRGNGLWYRSPLRQENTPSFKVQLDKNTWYDFGIAKGGTIIDLAAELYHSEDIRYLMDCIVKCCPVPSAQTVASSYAPRHYAPSFENIKIVPLGNPALLAYLKERGIPAHIAKANCKEAHYTLNGRPYFAVAFPNISSGVELRNRYFKGCISPKNISIPNNPDYCNTVSIECAVFEGFLDYLSALTISAIPDTDSIVLNSVANVNKAMSHLSRYEVINCYLDNDDAGHRVLSVLSEAFGERVIDRSTEYSQFSDFNDYLIRHNYKNGLRL
- a CDS encoding DUF4357 domain-containing protein, which gives rise to MEQQDLNAEYGRIFGVVHYPTLFDKDDSAYSELRKEIIDTPRLFTSTNKLPFESIYDFSIEQEIDCNRDYLEQKPGNTDLYDVIVGIRNHVTTIITGILSVLGGYKQATETSQFTNPSKNNHVFWITKAGRCRAYGYFDKETKNFYIGVGSLISIIDDSDYIASSSYRNRHRLIDKYGVNIGNYVKIKKDVKCRTAVAAARYTLGAMVNLDLWKDSQGKTLYEVYPDYFFR
- a CDS encoding helix-turn-helix domain-containing protein; this translates as MNEIIVIPIHQVKDMIQSAVKECMTEIMSLAKPYNDADSVDIDGAVEYLNANGYKIKKSQVYKLTSSGSMPFYKFGTKLHFRIAELADWAQSKLLNGNTIGILEPVSTSKAARR
- a CDS encoding AAA family ATPase, encoding MKPVTTQQPQPPTPAEMWENSLLQITDNCKADTEVLYCNGAVIGTLGNFSASTGKAKSRKTFNVTALTAAALKNGEVMAYIGELPENKRTILYIDTEQSPYHCQRVIWRILRLAGLPVDSHPKNFKFASLRPYSPEQRLAMIEYAISTTPGIGLVIIDGIRDLMYDINNATEATNVITRLMSWTDRYQIHIHTVLHQNKADDNVRGHIGTELNNKAETVLQIAKSIDDNSISEVTAPLIRSIDMEPMAFSVDDEGLPKQEHDHEFGKKTVKRGFNYGELSDAQHRQALEATFANGDIKGYKAVIAALTDGYASIGYKRSYSIISRLKRFLTNKRMIEIDEATKAYRFNPQYYY
- a CDS encoding plasmid mobilization protein, with translation MRNNTSIKIRKPKTTGRPSLGEKKKSKPHMVRFDEEQDERLIFRAELAGMTVTEYIREATLNAKISPRLSPDEKEYIRQILKIGVNFNQLLKLAHTVGLVSMAPKIESIIGQLSRLLNKIKF
- a CDS encoding relaxase/mobilization nuclease domain-containing protein — translated: MIAKNLKSRSFAGCVDYVMRVNHDHNIYTSDTWRIIGSQGIIGETREQIIASMEAGASLNPRVKSPAGHISVSFHSADKDRLTDELMMKIARDYLKGMGLDKTQHIIVRHLETGSPHFHIIYNMIGKDGKRITSGHNYRRNIAVCKSLKLKYGLTFGGENQHQSTENLHGKELAKAEIRMTVSDALSSSRSWNDLIRNLAVRNISVEFKQRRNSDVIEGVSFRMGDHRFKASDISRDYSYGRLNARFERLRNNHSGIGLHQASTRRDAPSSSIVDALGSVAEATVNVGGCLLSDLFTLGPSVNAEEMAFKNEMDRQEAKRKRKNGKSMRR
- a CDS encoding Ppx/GppA phosphatase family protein; translation: MSRIDLNIIDRGIKGTEWIAEDVSLTPEHLDEVMEQKTDNSGALNSLPTPFARFFVAREAFRRAMEEHTNPKKEAGFAYRQMVSDILDVYELLFNLKYHKNTWTAGQKLELREWNSAENLKKIKKLMPVLYSSINEYYKTDIGEDKLYFLVFTENGKDLLLASTSPMTGFITPPDMDKAIIKENGANVVHIAGEQYADLHIHRKSGGEYFRDIKMFEERDEDFKNYMYNEVFGSETVDDKFKAIKEYIRSFKNDTEIRNDYQLRLTGVTTDQNDELVINGLRIMTSDEIDVNSFFTPTLIKVPYRISRDHFVAVTYQNDSSDRDYDYLLPFKPEVLSLFPENKIDSDVHINRNSVTVYLRYNGKEYKKEYGKEALNQAWGTIIDYKADSISFDLGIFPNILSSKASENNYFKVMVIGADTDPEPPYFNIDEISLQFYKDGELVREQDNLSSGVRFGVRPAVVRSRQKTDNTEGGTKFYEVFNTDFNAIEIEVLGNTGLVIPIFKRSTETNDTFTYAIDLGTSNTFISRCKNGENNMPELFKMERPMVNYLHEVPSDKQVSLTNRIEGTIFDLAKNRIKTEFMPAYIDGVDYKFPIRTALCGLLKKTDDPELFDNHNIAFFYERVMPDEDQRILTDIKWVENDAMLRVFIRELLLIIKADVLQHNGDLDRTKLVWFRPLSFMGNMRETYKDVWNSEAEKILGIQANQISCFSESEAPYYFFKKKDYIKDSEAVTVIDIGGGSTDFVYFRNNQPLMANSVHFGCDVLWENGFMEFDNERKNGIYRKYADTLRFKRQDLEELNINFKDIEATKTKDIINFWLSNSEFCDIKKLLSRDFKAVFIYHLTSILFYMASMYKDYGYAAPRSVIFSGNGSKYIDSFISSDKKILKKIIDLTFATVFGGDHDVKLELPAERKEATCYGGLYRDSNALDVPSKTYQGDLSQNYNTVGDINKNMQELRKELLHKYDVMNSLYKRVLDLLKQEHIIDNTANTKVYVDAAMKDLGTPFKTYYQSQVKEVYQEEVPLFDTVFFLPIIDRIFDLTNLKA